CAAACCGACTGAAAAATTTGACTTGACTGAAACCACCCTTGCTGCAAGCGTTGTTTCCAAGTAAGGCGAGGGGATTGAAACGATTGAGCCAGTTCCTGGCTTTGGTGCGATCGTTGCAGTTCCCAAACAAACGGTTCAACCCAGTGTTCTAGTTTGAGCCGTCCGATCGCATAACCCGCAATAATCGCTAGCCCAACGCCAAAACCAATATAGAGCAGAGTTACCCTCAGTCCAAACAATCCCCACAGCAGAACGATTGCAACCTCATTCACCATCGGTGCTGAAATGAGATAAGAAAAAGTAACTCCCAATGGAATTCCGGCTTCCAAAAAGCCAATGAATAAAGGGACTGCGGAACAGGAGCAAAATGGAGTAATAATTCCCACCATTGCTGCCAAAATATTCCCGCTCAGAGTCCGCTTACCAGACAACCAATACCGCACCTTTTCCGGTTGCAAAAAACTCTGAAATGTACCGACCAGAAAACTGATAGTGATCAGTAAAGTCAATACTTTCGGCACATCGTACAGAAAAAAATGGAGGCTAGCCCCCAGATGAGAGTCTACAGATAGCCCCAACAGGTGGGTGACAATTTGAGTTGCCAACCAATCGAATGGATAAAACGGATCAAGCATGGCTCATCCTCCAGGAATTAAGCCTTGAGGAGATGCTGAATTTCAGTCGGTGTCAAAACCTTACCTTTGCTGACCACCTGAGAGTTAATCGCCAGAGCAGGCGTAGACATCACACCACGCTTGGCGATTTCGATGGGATCAGTGATGTGCAACACCTCAGCCTCTAGAGCAAGGGCAGCGATCGCTTCTCTCGCGTTGGCTTCTAGCTGCTGACACTTTTTACAACCGGTTCCCAAAACTTCAATCTTCATCGTTTCCATGATTCTGTCTTCATTTGCCTCTACAATCTGTGACTAGCGTAGAGCTTATACATAGGTATAAGGTCAAGAAGCATCAGTCAGAATTTAGATCGAGGTTAGCCTGGAGACCTTTCCAGCACCACACACTGATGAGTTGGATCAGCATGATCAAGATTGGTGTGGCACTGCTCTAATAAAGGAATTAACTCATCATGTAGGGTTTGGAGCTTGTGAATGGTTTCTTGAATCGATTGAACTTTCCGGCTCAGCCGCTCGTAGACAGCCTGACAAGTCAGCGATCGCCCATCCTTGAGTGCCAAGATGTCCTTAATTTCGTCCAAAGTTAGGCCTAACGATTTTGCATGGGTAATAAAAGCAAGCCGTTCTATATCTTCCTGGCGATACAGCCGATAGCCTGCCTGAGTTCGTGGGACAGGGGGAATTAGCCCAATCCGCTCATAAAAGTATAGCGTTTGGGGGTTGAGTCCTAAGTGACGCGAAACTTCGCCAACCTGAAACAGGGTCATAACTCTAGTCCACTCGAATTGCGTCAGTTCTGAGTTCATGCTATACCTCATCTCTTTAGTCCAAAACTAAAGGGCACCTCGATTAATTGCCTTATTGAGAATTTTAGGAGCCTGAAAATCTCGTTTTCTCGTAGCCATTCTCAAGAGAATCTGAATTTTTCGAGGTGCCCTTAAGCTTTAAGGCAAATTTTTCGTTTTCCAATACATAGCCATATGGTGATATAATTATAAAAAGCAAGATTGTTGTGAAGTAAGTAACCTTTCAGGTTGTCTTGCAAAATTCTGTAACCCTTAACCCCTCTACAAAAGGAGATCCCTAATAATGCTATTTCGCCAACTTTTTGATGAAGCCACCTGGACTTATACCTACCTGATTGCTGACCCAGACACGAAGGAAGCCATCCTGGTCGATCCCGTGGCCGAACAAGTGGAGCGCGATCTGCGTATCTTGAAAGAATTGGGACTGACTCTGCGCTACTGTTTGGAAACTCACATCCATGCTGACCATGTTACGGGTACGGGCAAGCTGCGGGATGCTACAGGATGTTTGGGGATCGTTCCTGCAAATGCCCAAGCGACTTGTGCCGATCGCTTTATCCAGGATGGCGAAGTGCTGCAAATGGGTTCAATTCAGATTGAGGCGATCGCCACTCTGGGCCACACCGACAGCCACATGGCGTATCTGGTCAACGGGACGCATCTGTTGACGGGTGACTCCCTGTTCATTCGCGGCTGCGGACGTACCGACTTTCAAAGCGGCAATGCCGGGGCCATGTACGATGCCATCACCCAACGCCTGTTTACCTTGCCGGATGAAACGCTGGTATATCCAGGACATGACTATAAGGGCGAAACGGTCTCTACGATCGGCGAAGAGAAGCAGTGGAATCCTCGCTTTGTGGGGCAAACGCGGGAAAGCTTTGTTGACCTGATGGCAAACCTCAACCTGCCCAATCCCAAGAAGATTATGGAAGCGGTGCCCGCTAATCAGGAATGCGGCAAAGTGGCGATCGCGGCTCGATAGAGACGGCTACTTCATCAGTGAGTGTACTGGGAACCTGTACGCCCCATAGGTTCCCAGCACGTTTTTACCCAAGTCCTTATCCAAAGCTTTAATCCAAAGCTTTCAGAACTTACGCACTTGCGATACGCTCTTTAGGTTTTGGACAGTTTCTCACGGGCTGCGCCCGTGAGAAACTGTCCAACTGCGTAAGTCCTAGCTTTATCCAAATCGGATTCAGCGATGCCGAAATAGGGATTACTCTGTGTAGTGGACTCCAGAAACCTTACCTCGGAACACGATGTAGTTGTAGATGTTGTAGAACAGCATGATTGGAATCAGAAAGCCAATAAAGATAATCATGAAAACAAGTGCGCTGGGAGCCGCTGCTGCTTGATAGATAGTGATATCAGGCGGAATGATGTAGGGAAACACAACCAATCCCAATCCTACAAAAGTAAGCAAAAAGAGTAAGATCGTCCAAATTAGCGGAGTCACTTCAGCTTTCCGATTCAAGCTCCTCAGCAATAGCCCAACTAGCACGATCCCCAATGCAGGAATCAGCGCAAAGATATATACTTCTGGCTGATGAAACAGCTTGGCTCTGGCGTTTTCATAGACCACAGGCGTGACGATCGTAATCAAGACTGCACCAATTAAGGTAGTGATGGCTGCTAGCTTTGCAGTGCGGTAGTGCGTGTTTTGAAGTTCTCCGTCGGTTTTGAGGATTAGGTACGTCGAGCCAATCAAAACATATCCTTGAATGAGTGTGAGAGCGACCAAGAGCGATCGCCAATCGAGCCAGTCCCAAATGCTTCCAACAAAGTGGCCAGCTTCATCGACCGCAATTCCCTCCAAAACACTACCTAAAGCAAAACCCTGAAACAGGGCTGCCGTAAAGCTCCCCACACCAAACGCTAGATTCCAAAACACCTTGTTGGTGGAATGTTCTCGAAATTCAAAAGCAACGGCTCGAAAAATCAAACCAAAAATCATCCCAAAAATTGGAATATAGAGTGCATTTAAGATCGTGCCGTAGGCAAGGGGAAACGCTCCAAATAAGGCTCCGCCCATCAGTACCAACCAAGTTTCATTCGCATCCCAAACATTTCCCAAGCTGGTCATGAGAATGCTGCGTCGTTCTTCATCAGAACTCGTCAGCGACAAAATACCCACACCTAAATCAAAGCCATCTAGCATGACATAAAGGAACAGGAACAGAGCCAAGATGACAAACCAGACCTGTGTTAGAAAGTGTTCTAAATTTTCCATACTCTTATCAAATGAGTGAGGTCTACCCTTGCCAAATACTTACTCAATAGGCTCATCCTTACTGCTGGGCTTCAATAGGGCGTTGGTCAGGAATAAATTTAGCGGGTTCTGTCTCTACCGCAGGTTGATTCTCGATTCCCGGCACAGGCAATTCTAGGTTGGGGCCCTGACGAATAATGCGACTGCCAAAAAATAGCGCACAGATAAACAGGGTCGTATACACGGCTGCAAAAACTAGCAGGGATGTCAACACCTCGCTCGCAGGCAAGTTGGAAACCCCCTCCGCTGTGCGAATTTGCCCGTACACCACCCAGGGCTGTCGTCCTACACAGCGCACAATCCATCCCGATTCTACGGCAATGTAGCCCAAGGGAGCCGCCAGTAGCCAGGTTCGCAATAGCCACTTTTGGTGGGCGATCGCCTCTGGTGCAAACTTGCCCCGCAGCCATTGAATCACACTCACCCCCATCAAGCCCGCCAAGAAAAAGCCAATCCCGCTCATGATGCGGAACGAGTAATAAACCAAGCCCACCATTTCGGGTCGGTCGTCTGGCTGCCATTCTTTAAGGCCCAAAACAGGTTCAGAGAGGTTTTTCTTAAACTCCAAAATGTAGCCCAGTCCATTAGGAATAGAAATCTCCCAGTCGTTTCGCTCCAGCTTGTTGTTGGGCAACGCCACCAAGCTCCAATCCGCAGGTTGTCCCGCTGGGCTGGTTTCCCACTTGGCTTCCATTGCGGCTAGCTTAGTTGGCTGGTAGTGCGCTACCTGCTCGGCACTGAGGTGCCCAATGTAAATCTGCAAGGGAGTGACGGCGATCGCCACTGCCACTGCAATTTTGAGCGATCGGGCAAAGAACTCAGGATGGCGGTGGTTGAGAATATACCAGGCACTAATTCCGCCAATGACAAACAGCGACGTTTCCAAGGTTGCGAAGAACATATGGGAAACGCTGATGAACATGAAGGGATTCAAAATCGCCTGAAAGTAGTCATCTACAATGAACTTTCCGTTGACAAGCTCTCCACCTGCGGGTGTTTGCAGCCAAGAATTTGCCACCAAAATCCAAAATGTGGAAAGGTTCGCACCAAAAGCAACCATAATGGTGGAGAAATAATGAATGACTGGATGCACTCGCCCCCAGCCAAAGAGCATAATCCCCAGAAATCCAGCTTCGAGCATGAAGGCCATTGCGCCTTCAAACCCCAGAATGCTGCCAAAAAAATCGCCCACTGCTTCTGAAAAAGGGGCCCAGTTCGTGCCGAACTGAAACTCCATGGGCAAGCCAGA
The Thermoleptolyngbya sichuanensis A183 DNA segment above includes these coding regions:
- a CDS encoding heavy metal-responsive transcriptional regulator: MFQVGEVSRHLGLNPQTLYFYERIGLIPPVPRTQAGYRLYRQEDIERLAFITHAKSLGLTLDEIKDILALKDGRSLTCQAVYERLSRKVQSIQETIHKLQTLHDELIPLLEQCHTNLDHADPTHQCVVLERSPG
- a CDS encoding MBL fold metallo-hydrolase, which encodes MLFRQLFDEATWTYTYLIADPDTKEAILVDPVAEQVERDLRILKELGLTLRYCLETHIHADHVTGTGKLRDATGCLGIVPANAQATCADRFIQDGEVLQMGSIQIEAIATLGHTDSHMAYLVNGTHLLTGDSLFIRGCGRTDFQSGNAGAMYDAITQRLFTLPDETLVYPGHDYKGETVSTIGEEKQWNPRFVGQTRESFVDLMANLNLPNPKKIMEAVPANQECGKVAIAAR
- a CDS encoding thioredoxin family protein — protein: METMKIEVLGTGCKKCQQLEANAREAIAALALEAEVLHITDPIEIAKRGVMSTPALAINSQVVSKGKVLTPTEIQHLLKA
- a CDS encoding permease; the protein is MLDPFYPFDWLATQIVTHLLGLSVDSHLGASLHFFLYDVPKVLTLLITISFLVGTFQSFLQPEKVRYWLSGKRTLSGNILAAMVGIITPFCSCSAVPLFIGFLEAGIPLGVTFSYLISAPMVNEVAIVLLWGLFGLRVTLLYIGFGVGLAIIAGYAIGRLKLEHWVEPFVWELQRSHQSQELAQSFQSPRLTWKQRLQQGWFQSSQIFQSVWLYVVIGIAIGAGIHGYMPTTLVTQLAGADNPLAVPVAVVLGVPLYANIAGVMPITEALVNKGMPLGTVLAFTMAVTALSFPEIVILKRVLRPQLLTVFISLMTLGIISVGYLFNLLLLN
- the cydB gene encoding cytochrome d ubiquinol oxidase subunit II produces the protein MENLEHFLTQVWFVILALFLFLYVMLDGFDLGVGILSLTSSDEERRSILMTSLGNVWDANETWLVLMGGALFGAFPLAYGTILNALYIPIFGMIFGLIFRAVAFEFREHSTNKVFWNLAFGVGSFTAALFQGFALGSVLEGIAVDEAGHFVGSIWDWLDWRSLLVALTLIQGYVLIGSTYLILKTDGELQNTHYRTAKLAAITTLIGAVLITIVTPVVYENARAKLFHQPEVYIFALIPALGIVLVGLLLRSLNRKAEVTPLIWTILLFLLTFVGLGLVVFPYIIPPDITIYQAAAAPSALVFMIIFIGFLIPIMLFYNIYNYIVFRGKVSGVHYTE
- a CDS encoding cytochrome ubiquinol oxidase subunit I, translated to MAIWADTVALSRMQFALTAIFHMLWPVLTTGMAIYLVVVEGLWLRTKNPDYYRHARFWSKLYVLNFGIGVASGLPMEFQFGTNWAPFSEAVGDFFGSILGFEGAMAFMLEAGFLGIMLFGWGRVHPVIHYFSTIMVAFGANLSTFWILVANSWLQTPAGGELVNGKFIVDDYFQAILNPFMFISVSHMFFATLETSLFVIGGISAWYILNHRHPEFFARSLKIAVAVAIAVTPLQIYIGHLSAEQVAHYQPTKLAAMEAKWETSPAGQPADWSLVALPNNKLERNDWEISIPNGLGYILEFKKNLSEPVLGLKEWQPDDRPEMVGLVYYSFRIMSGIGFFLAGLMGVSVIQWLRGKFAPEAIAHQKWLLRTWLLAAPLGYIAVESGWIVRCVGRQPWVVYGQIRTAEGVSNLPASEVLTSLLVFAAVYTTLFICALFFGSRIIRQGPNLELPVPGIENQPAVETEPAKFIPDQRPIEAQQ